Part of the Nicotiana sylvestris chromosome 5, ASM39365v2, whole genome shotgun sequence genome is shown below.
ATGAATAAAGTAAAAGTTAGGAGTTTGaatttgtatacggtaaaatcggagggtccaattttccgttGTTGTGATGCCTCATAAGCATATTCCACAAGTTCGAGACTACGGTCACCCTTGAGGGCTATCggtgctcgacctcggggcagtgcaGACCAACAACTATGATGAAAAAGTAGGGAGTTCCCAAGGTGTATAACTAGATCTCACAAAGTCTAGTGAGCTAAGTTCAGACCCGAATCATGATATCAACTAGTTGTCccatccccatatctttgtaataaatatatatgtactatgttgggatttccccttatatataaaggggatccttgtcattttgtaaccacctgttgctcaatactaaatacacaagaacattctctctgctctccaACATATTTTCTTGACCTcatttcttcatttattacttacattcattgtgttctatttatcgTTCTTCATTCATTTCTTATCATTGGCCTTAAAGATCCatcattgatttatttataactgttagtctccaTCGACTATCCTCGGCAGGGCAttagactcgaccccgaggccccgaattagcaagctcgaggccccgattgaaAGCCATTCGGTTTGGTTAACATCTTGTTTTAAGCTCAAAGCTTGATTCCAAGTACCTCACTAAGCATATATtgccctaacaactagcataaaaatagatcacgtattagaaccacaaaatcaaatttaattgttattaccattttcacggtaaacagtttggcgccgaCCATGGGGagaaaaataatagtgattattttcttgctggttttactacgtaacacaagttatctttcacactttttcttgtccaagatcttcgatttcaggtcaaaatgtctaactcagtaaatggaggtgaaaacaacaattTTGAGCACCTTGGAGAGGGCGGTATGGTTATTCCAAGTATAGGAGTGCAAGATCAAAACCCTGAGAGTACACCGGAACTAATTCTCAAGGGTACGACCTCATGTGGCACCCAATACGTTAACGTCGGTCCATATATTAACGATGGAGCACGCCGAGAGATTCAGCGGGAAACTCATAAACATCCAACCTACGTAAGAAGAGAGATTCCTCAGTATGTCGTTCATATGATTATCGGGGGGACCGACATTCCCCAAGGACCTGTGATCAAATGTATAAAATATCCACTGCCATAGAAGGGCCTATCCGAGACCGCATGACCAAAGACACCCTTGCATACAGCGAGGGGGATATCAAGACTTTGATGAAACCacacaacgacgcactggtaatctcatTTCTTTTAAGTAACATTCGAATTAAACGTGTGCTCTTGGATCCAGACAACTCAGCCAATGTAATCAGGTCAAAGGTAGTAGAACAGCTTGGGTTGCTCGATCAAATCATACTCGCCTCACGGGtcctccacggcttcaacatggccgGCGAAGTAACAAAAGGGGAGATCTCCCTCCCTGTTAACATGTCCGGTATAGTTCAGAACACCACATTCCACGTCATCAGTGGTTACATGAAGTACAGCGCATTGCTTGGCAGgtcatggatacacaacatgagggtagtGTCATCAACTCTGCAccagatgatgaagtttccaacaaaggatCGTATAACAACCATATATGGAGAACAACATAAGGCAAAAGAAATGTTTGTGGTTTACCAAGAGGCGCCGAATCCTATACACTCTACCTCAGATGAGTCTCGGAGTGTACAGACCCTcgaggatgatgaagaagatttcctcgctcCTCGAACTTTTGTTGCCCCCGAATAGTTAGATGTAACGAAATCGATAATTGAAAAACTGGAGCAAGATGTTTTGATCGAGCATCTCCCGGATCGGAAGGTATACTTGGGAATAgaattaacccccgaactcaagaagaaactcattcaattccttattAATAACATCAACTAtttcgcttggtcccacttagatatgaccgGAATCCCGCTGGAAATAACCACCCACCGATTAAGTGtcgaccccaggtttaaaccggtgaagcaaaaaaaaAGATCCCAGTCCGAagtaaaacatgcattcatcaaggatgaggtaacaaAATTCCTTAAAATAGTGTCtattagagaggtaaagtaccccgagtgGCTAGCCAACATAGTGGTAgtgcccaaaaagggaaataagttaagaatgtgcgtagattataaagacttaaataaggcgTGCCCCAAGGATTCATTCTCATTGCCTAACATTGATCGTCTGATTGATGCTACGGCCagccacgagaccctcacctttctcgacgcctactcggagtataatcaaattcagatgaaccccgaggatagggaaaattctttgttcatcacgaagtatggcacctactgttacaatgtaacgcccttcgggctaaaaaatgcaggggcTACGTACCAACATCTAGTTAATAGaatgttcgagcatcaaataggcaaatccatggaagtttatattgatgacatgctagttaagtccctgcgcgcaggggaccatttgactcatttgcaggaaacatttgaCATCCTCagagttacaacatgaagcttaacccctagaaatgtgccttcggagtgggttcggtcaaattcttaggcttcatggtatcgaacagggggatcgagatcaaccctgacaaaatcaaggccatcgaaaaAGTCACGATGATAAATTATATAAAGGCTGACAGGGCGGATAGCGGCTCTgacagattcatatcaaggtcatcagccaggagtcatcatttcttctctttactcaaaaagaaaaaaaaaaacttcgagtggactccagaatgccaacacgccTTAGAGGAATTGAAACGATATCTGACTAGTCCGCCTTTACTCAACATGCCAAaagaggatgaaatgttgtatctATACCTGGATGTATCCGAGATAGCGATAAGCGATGTGctggttcgagaagagcaaggtacgtgattccctatttattacgtaagtcggaccctaggggatgccgaaactaggtatccgcacctagaaaaattagctcttacGTTAGTAAACGCATCGTGAAAATTGAAACCCTATATTCAATGCCACCGTATTTGCATTTTAACAACGTACCCTCTCCGAAGCGGGCCGATTGGACAAATGGGCCATTGAACTCagggggtatgatatcgagtatcaaccccgaaaggccatcaagtcccagattctggcggacttcgtggccgacttctcGCCCTCCCTCATGCCCGAGGTAGAAAAGAGCTTTTACTAAAATCAAGCACGTCTTCCGtggtatggaccctgttcaccgACGGCACCACAAACATGAGAGGATTCGAACTCGGTATAGTCCTGAAACCGCCTACGGGTGGCATAatcaggcaatctataaaaactgcaaGATTGACTAACAACAAagtcgagtatgaggctatgattgcaggtctagaattggccaAATGCCTGGGAGCTGAGATCGTCGAAGCAAAATGTGATTCACTTCTGGTAATAAACCAGGTAAATGGGAGCTACGAGGTCCGAGAAGGCAGGATGCAAAGGTATTTGAAAAAATCCAAGTCGCATTACGTcgtttcaaagaatggaccttggTCCACATACCTCAGGAGCAGAACAGCGAGGtcgatgccctcgcaaacctgggatcatctgttgaagaagatgacctactccccAGGGCTGTTATTCAGCTGTCCAGATTAGTGGTCGATGAAGGTCATACCGAGATTAATTCTACTAGCCTAatatgggattggagaaataaatatattgactATCTAAAAGACGGAAAATTACCCACGgatccaaaggaatcgagggccctgcgaaccaaagcatCTTGGTTCTCGCTCAACGAAAATGGGACTCTGTACAGAAGAACTTTCGATGGCCCCCTAGCAGTATGTCTAGGGCCAGGAGACACAGATTATGTACTTCGAGAAATTCACGAGGGTACTAGCGGAAATCACTCTGGCCGATTCCTTAGTCCGAAAGGTGATCAGGGCAGGCTACtactgggacaacatggaaaaagacactaaggaatTCACCCGAAAGTACGATAAATGCCAGCTATTTGCccctatgattcaccaacccggcaaacaactacattcggtcttatcaccatggccattcataaaatggggaatggacatcgtcggacctcTACCAACGGCACcaagtaaagctaaattcattttatttaagactgactatttctcaaaatgggtggaagcgcaggccttcgagaagataagagaaaaagaagtcattaacttTATCTGGGATCACATTATGTGCCAATTCAGGATTCCTTTCGAGATAACATGCGATAACGGGAGGCAGTTCATCAGAAGCAAAGTAACACAGTTCCTCGAGGagcacaaaatcaagagaatcctttCAAAGCCTTACCACCCGTGTGCAAACGGTCAGaccgagtccacaaacaaaaccatcatcaaaaacttaaaaaagaagttggaaagcgctaagggaaaatggagagaaatattgcctgaagtgttatgggcataccgaacaacttcaaaatcaagcacaggggAAACACCATTCTCTCTAGTGTATGGCACCGAGGCTTTGATACCACTGGAGGTCGGGGAGTCAAGCGCCAGATTCTGACACACCACTAAGAGCTCGAACAATGAGGCCATGACTACGGCcctcgaactattggatgaaaagcgagaagcctCGCTGGTCCGAATAGCCGCCCAAAAGCAAAGGATTAAAAGgtattataacaggagaacaaacctccgGTATCTCGAAGTCGAGGACCTCCTAAGGAAAGTCATCCTCAACACCcaaaaccctaatgaaggaaagctagccCAAAATTAGGAAGGACCATACTGCGTCGTCGGAGTAATTGGCAAAGGGTCCTAGaagctcggtaccatggaaggCGAGCAACTTCCAAGCAGTTGGAACATATCAATGCCgaaacgatactactgctaaggtgtcCGATGGAAGATTTTGAAGCACCTTCAAGCTCGAGGACCTCGTGCTCTTATAAGcgtgcgttgcactcttttccttcgaccggattttgtccctagaagggttttaccgacaaggtttttaatgaggaaacATCTATATGATACCTAAGGAAgacccaacaagtattcaagggtTCTTatgcaatcaacctcaaatactgggggggcCCCCCCCCCCGAAGCTCACCTACTCGGAGAAAAGAGGATGCACTAagtggggtctcgataggaaaataatgtaccgggccaaatggtcgaacgaaccgtgtccacaCAGAACAACCGAGCCTGTAACAGCAAaaacgtgtatacttgtaccaagtaatcgaaggaaattggtatttttgcaaaaatggctccTCTATCAAAAATGTCCCAAACACTCGAGACTAGCGTCAACAAATCAAAACAATGCGACACCCGGGTCGGAGCTCCTAACTCGcaagccctcaatgaggaaaCATCAAGATCATAAAATAGCTTCAgagccaaaaatgtcccgaacactcggggactggcatcaaaacCTCAAGGCCACTAGACCTCCGGGTCGAAAACTCCGAAattataagccctcaatgaggcaataccaagtttacaagtaatgtctcccgatccaagaaaccctcgatgactcggggacttccGCCAATCAccacctccatcgacttatcaaaacccgaggccataaggccacatgcgggcagcctcggtctcgtaagacctatataagacaacaacaatatttgtaagacctaaagcaaggcatgaaccatacttataccaagtgacaatatctgtaagacctcaagcaaggcatgaaccatacttgtaccaagtatcaaaaactgtaaaacctcaaagacatgtaaaacttgtaagaccttactaaaggcataaacctgatctcaaagttaaggctatatattaaatttgtaagacccctaaaaaggcataccctcgatatagacgccaaaGCTACTTCACTCGGAACTAAAAGGCTCCGACCAAATacaaatgactatggtcacaaggctATATCAGCCAAACTAACACGActtggggatgcccgaccgtcgctataaaatcacaggccttcaattacttcgaatatacttcgaaaagaatcggTTAACCAGGCTACCATCGAcacaggcaaaag
Proteins encoded:
- the LOC138869197 gene encoding uncharacterized protein, translated to MTKDTLAYSEGDIKTLMKPHNDALVISFLLSNIRIKRVLLDPDNSANVIRSKVVEQLGLLDQIILASRVLHGFNMAGEVTKGEISLPVNMSGIVQNTTFHVISGYMKYSALLGRSWIHNMRVVSSTLHQMMKFPTKDRITTIYGEQHKAKEMFVVYQEAPNPIHSTSDESRSVQTLEDDEEDFLAPRTFVAPE